The DNA window TGAACTGATTTCTTACTTGTAGAAACTCCCAgagtttctcctcctcctcccaacaAATTTACTGTTTGACAAGATTCtcttacctaaaaaaaaaaaaacaacttctgaGGGTCTCCTGCTAATGGTCATAGTTGTAAATATCTATTGTATACTGGAAACCTTTGAATGCAGACCTCTGTAAGCAATTTCGGTCAGTGCTCAGAACAACGTTCTGATCAGGTTCTCCTGGCAGCTGTGGAGCTCAGGTCCTGTGCCCAGATGTGAAACTTCATTAAATTCAAATGATATTGTTTCTTGTTCTAGACAGTTATTGTAAATATGGTGAATACTATAAGATGCATGAATCTTGAAAATGGAAAGGTTCGAGTGTTGTTCATCATACTATACAACTAATATATGAGGCAGAATTCAGTTAAAAAAGATGCTTATGTAAAGCCACAGGTCACTATTTAACTGAGACTCTTTCAATAGTTTACCTGGAGGGAAAGAAGTGAAACTTCTCCAGACTGTTGTACCTGCTATAAGAAATAATAGCAAATGTTTCCAGGACTCTGACCAATTTGATAACAAGGGCTAGGACATTTCAGAACTTGAAATAAAGGGAACAACctttaggagaaaagaaaatgaggattgACTAGGAAGGGCCTATTCTATGAATGGAAGAAACAGGAGTCATAGGATTGAGGAAGAGTCCTGCCTGTCCAAAGGAGGGCCAAGCTCAGAGAGTTAATCCTCCACAAAATATAGACACAATTCAAACCAAAGCAAAACCACTCAACACAATGTTTAATGATTAGTGTTCTAAATGACTAATACATGACTATAGTGAAAGAGCCTGAGGCACTCATTAGCCTGAAGAGCTGTGGTAACAGGAGGCTTAATTTTTGCTGAGCTCtgagaagaattttcttttaatctgattTGAATGAATGAGATACTGGAGGGAATCCACATACTAGAAATAGTTTTTCACTTTGGTTTGGTGAGATATTCCGTAAACATGAGAAGccttattttggttttctgttttgatgAAATTATGGGTTAAAAGTTTATTAAGGTATAAACACAACACATCTTGGGAAAATGTGCTGGGAACACTAGCAGCAGCATCTGGTTCTCTGAAAACTTAGGGAACTGAAAATCAGAGAAGGTATGGAAAGGAAgcctgactttttgttttttttttttcacactggtcttttttccttcttcacaaGTGTTATTAATCCTATGGTCGATAGTGTTTACTGCAGCATGACCTTGATTTCTCTCCTGTGGCCTTGCTGGAAACATGACAGATGATGTTACTGGACAGAGAACTGGTTCTGAACTCAGGTTTAGCTGCCTGCCTCTTGGAAAATCTATGTGGGAGAGATAAGTGATGGTGGGAGGGGAAAGTTTGCTTTATTCCAGAAGCAGGCAACCTGGGAAAATGGTGGACTAATGTCTCAGAGACCATCTTTCCTGTCTAGGTATAACTAGAGGGTTTTAAAGGAAGTCATgagaaaggtgggggaagggggataTGTGCAGGAGAAGCAAGTGCCCAGGCACTTAGTTCTATGCAGACATGACCCTGAACAGACCTGTTGGCATCCTGGCAGCTGTTTTGAATATAATTAGGacttattttgaaggaaatttctGGTCCTTTACTCCCGATTGGGAGCGGTGGTCTGCAATTGTCAAGGAAAGTCAAGTAGGTCTGCTACAGACCAAAGGACTATGTCAGTACCCAAGGAGTGCATTAGCTTACCACAGTTAACCCTTAATACCGGGTGCAGTGCTGATACATGAATAATATGTTAACTGACTAGTTTACCCTTCACACTTATAGAATTGTTCCTAGCCATGGAAACATTAGAACAATGTTCATATTATTGATATCCTTTCAAGCTTAACTCACTTTCTGCTTGGCTGTCAGGTCTTTGGAGGCTAAATGAATGCCaagacctcttttttttctttatcttcactGAGGAACTTTTGCCTTGTGATGTCCTAAGTCCCTCAAAACAAATTATAGATAATTATGCAAATGACCAAATAATGGtcttataaataattttctcataAACCATGAGGGAGGCAACATGTCTGAATGGAGCCTCAGGCATCAGGGCAGAAGAAGCTGAACAAGCAAACTCTAGCTGGACTTTTTTGACTCGGTTTTATGTCTGTCTTACAGCTAATTCTACAGGGCTCTTGGCTCCACCCTGTGGGAGACGGTTCTAACTCCCCATTTCATGGTTTCGCCCTTAGTTATCCTTACTTTTTCATGAATGGTAGCATATGTTTGTAGCTGAGTAGTTCTTACCCCTCAcggattcattttaaattttgtttagaaatagGGTCATTTCTGCTTCAAAATCCAATCTTGTATTTGCCTTATTACATTATGCAATTGACCCTATGATGACTTTGTGCTTAAAATGATTAGATAGAAAGCATTacaatgatttaaatatttcaaagtgaCAAAGCTTCATCATATGTTTGTCTTGTGCATGATCTGAGTTACCCTGAAACAGGTAGTAAGTCAGGAACAGGTAGCTTCCTGTtaatatatgtttgtttgtttttaatgtaaatttcatGGTCACAGAAGTGTTTTGAATTAAGCATCTGGACGCATGTTTACCTTTGCAATAAAACCTTCCGTGATATGTATTTCAACAGTCTCCACATCCTGAGTCTGTATGTGATCTTCAGGTTCCCCTTCATTTTTGTTATAATAATCATACAATAATCTAACTGATATTGTGAATATGTTGCACTgccattgcatttaaaaaatcctggTGAAAAGACAAATTTCTAGGTTAAAGTGGTGTACAAAGATACTGAGTATGTTAGGTCACTTTCAGTAGCAAGACATTCTTTACAAACAGACACAGAATTTAGAAATTAGGAAATAGAAAGCCAAAGCAAATATGAACTTTCCACCAAGACAAGGAAAGATGATCAGGGATCATCTATAGAAAAATCTTGTGTGGCTGATGAATTTGAACACAAATGTGAAAGTCATCAGGAGACCTGGGACATAAGAGGGATTGTGTTTAAACAGACACAGAATGAGCCATCTTGGCCTCTTCCTTTCTTAGTTCATAGctccgcttaactgactgagccacccaggtgctcctgttcaTAGCTCCATGAAAGCACAAACATTGATTCTTCATGCAGccaaaagacaacaaaacaaaataaaacaaaactgaacaaaacaaCCTAGCCCAAATGTAGGAAACTACCACACACAAACAAATGTATTTGTTTCATAGCTCATTTAAAGATACAGCTGGGTCTTGGATGGTTGGGCAAAGGCACTGCCAGTTGTTCtcactgtttatttattcacagGTAtattgtttgcactcatagtctATGCAGGTCCTCTGCAAAAGCATTTGGCCACCTTGTGCcgtatttccttcatttttatgccATAGATGATGGGGTTGAGCACTGAGGGTAGAAGAAGGTAGAGATTGGCAAGCAGAACATGAACATGAGGTGGGATATTGTGACCAATGCGATGAGTGAGAGACGAAAAGAGTGCAGGCACATAAGTGACAAGAATGACAAAGAGGTGGGCTGAACAGGTGTTGAGAGCTTTGCAGGTAGCATCTTGAGAATTGAGGCGTACCACAACCTGAAGGATGAAGCCATAAGAGAAGCCAATGAGCAGCAGATCAAGGCCAACCACGAGCAGAATCACAAAGAGCCCGTAGATACGGTTAGGTCTAGTATGGTCACAGGCCATTTTCACCACAGCCATGTGGTCACAGTAGGTATGAGGAATGACCGTGTGGCAGAATTTCAACCTTTGAAGTAGAAGTGGCATTGGTAGAATAAGAATCACACCCTTGGCTAGAGCCACCAGTCCCAGGCGTCCAACTAAGGAATGGCTCAGAATTGTGTTATAGCGTAATGGCTCACACACAGCCACGAAGCGGTCAAAGGCCATTGCAACAAGTAGGGCTGATCGTACCACAGATGCTCCATGGATGAAAAACATTTGGGTGAAACAGGTATTGGCAGCTATGTCCCCATCACTGAACCAGAAGAGGCAGAGGAGCTTGGGCAACAGAGCCAGAGTAGATATGAGGTCAGCCACCATCAGCAAGGCTAGGAGCCGGTACATTGGTGTGCGAAATGTGGGCTCTGTGGCCACCAGAAAGAGGATAGCACCATTGCCAATGAGGATAGCCAAGAAcatggaggagaaaggaagagataaacaCAAGTGCCATGACTCTAAGCCTGGTATGCCCATCAAAGTGAAGGTCAGGATGCTGGAATGGTTGAAGGTTAGCATCGTAGATACTGTTGATGGTTGTTAAATGAAACTTAGACACCTGTCAATGAGACATGAATGGTGGGTTGTTTTTACCAGTTTCGCTTTTTCTGACTTGCTGAgaagggaaagatggaaaaatatctctTTGGAAACATGGAGtctgcatctgacttcagatctaTCTCTAAACACCTATATTATCTTCACACTCATTTCTTTGTGAGCTGAGCCTCAGGCTTCTTTTCTGGATAGAGGACGTTGTAGTGGCCTTTACTCTTACCTGCCCCAGTTTAGCAAATCTatactttaaacaatttttctgtatttctgagtaggaaaaagagaaaacatttttattgattaaatgataaaaatttttgataCAAGATCCATGATCATATCATTGAGAAGCTTCccaattagagaagaaacatATTTACTCTCTCCTTCTTGCAGGAGGGCTGAGCTGTTGGGGGAAATTTCCCTTGAGTTTCATTGCTATTATGTATTGTCCATCTTTCAGAAATCCACTCTATGGTTATGATCTTGTTTCTCCTTCTGGGTTCCTCTATTTTTCAGACaacatgtgaaaaatatattGTTCAAATAAGAATACTCTTAGATGGTTGCTTCCCACTTGATGGACAGTcctttgaaaatttccttttgcatgaattgtgcatttttcttcatttacaacTGGCCCTCATTCATATATAGATTGAGTTGTGTTTAACCATGAGGCATTTACTTCAAATTAGCccactgtcttctttctttcttcagtttctatTATGAATTAGCAGAATTTCTCTTTCCTGCCAAAGACCTTCAATAGACACTCTAAGCAGTAAAATAAGAGCCACTTCTACAAATACCTGCCTGTgctgtatctatttttttcatctcccatattgtccatttcatctattttttaggTTATGCAAATCCAATTTGTGCCTATAGCCACTACTCATAGTACCACATTTTAGGGAACTTAATATTATCATGTAAAATGATATTAAGAAAGTCTCTGAAGCAGTTGCACTAATGGAGATGATTTGTGATTCCTATAAGAAGCAGGTATGCATATATTTGCATTATGGTGGAAATTTGTATTAAACGTAGGCTTCTAAgaggaagttatttaaaaaaatagtttattttgagagagagagagagagagagagagagagagctagagagagaaagtatgggccagggagaggggcagagggagagagagagaaaatattaagcaggatccatgctcagtgcagagctcgatgcagggctctatcccatgaccctgtgatcatcatctgagcccaaatcaagagtcaacactcaaccgactgaaccatctagGCTCCCCAGAAGCTAATTTTTATAATAGAGGTATGTGTGGGGAGGAAGGCAACTGGGACCAATAACCCAAAATAAAGAATCTTTGCTCAGATAAAGTTAACACTGTCACTAGCATTTTGTAGAATATGCTAGATGGAATAGTCCTTTTGGGAAAGTAGTGATACAAGTTGCACTTTAAAGGGAGTTTGCTCTCTTGCCTGTGTAAACACTGACAACAGCTAGCTCTGATACAATCAGGCAACATCCCAGCTGGAATTTGCTGAAGAGGATCTGTAGGTCCTGTCCAATACAAGGAGAGcttaagatgaaaacagagacatTTGTCTAGTCATAAGACTAGGAGCTTCTTATTTAGAAGTTCATTGTAGAGCATACACCCTGAGAATTGTTTGTGTCACTAAGTAATACTATCAAAGGATGTCATTTTTATTACACAATTCAGGGAAAATGCCCGGATATTTAGGTACACCTTTAGAACATATGATTCCAGAAATGCATGTCTCAGGTTATCTGGAGCATTACTGAAATGCATTCTGTACTTCAGCTCTGTACCACACACCAGGACAGGACCCTAAGGACTTACCTACATGTAGCAGGAACACAATTAAATTTGTTTATACTAAAAATTTCATGCATGATTCAAAACCTATAGGCATGCCTCATTCTAGTTCGCATTCTAGAATTTGAGttcattcattattattactCCTGTTTTTACATAATCAAATTTATACAATTTTCATACAATTTATACAATTCTTGTTTTCATAAATTAGTTTATATGAACCAATACAAAAGATTAaagatttcctttgcttttcatatAGGTATCTGACCCTAACTGACTActacagttaaaatttttatgatcTGACAGTTAAAACTCAGAGAACAGCACCCTTTACAAATTATTCTTAGTcatatttaattcaattaaaatgtgaCACTCAAAGTCAATTTGTTAAATTTGCTACAAAAAGATTACACACAATTTATGTTGCTATATTCTTCCACATTCTTGAAATTTGACTAGGTTTGGTTTTCCAAGTATTCAAAAGAGAGAATAACTGATAGGGCATTAACTAGTGTCTATGTATTCCAGAGCTAATAAGACCCAGAGGCAGAATGGGAATGGAAATAtgaagagagagatgggaggcactattaaagagacagaaaaatctgaggcacctgggtggctcagttggttgaccttctaactcttgatttcagctcatgtcatgatctcacagtttgtgggatcaagccctgtgcagagctctgtgctgatggcccagagcctgtttgggattctctctttccctttctctttgcctctcctccactctctctttctccctctctctcaaaataaacattaaaacaataaattagatCTAAACGAAATAATTAAATTCTATCTGAACACCCATTTTCCCCTCGGATACCTTCAGAACAAGTCTCATTATAGCTCTCATCCTTGTTTACTGTTGCCATCTTAAGGCAACTTAGCCTGCCTTGTCAGCCCTTATCATCAGAATTTCAATCACCAAATAGTTATGAAATCTCCTAATTATATTCAGTTCCCACCTACCCATCACTTCCCAAATTGTCATACTGTACTTTTTGGAATTTATAGATTGTTgtcaaaaaatttcttttcattgaaaattCACTTTAGTTTCTTCCTCTAACAGAAACCAGACTATGTTCTGAGCATATTGTATTCTGTGCAACCACATCAAATggaagatgtttcttttttttttaatttttatgctttttatttatttttgagagacagagacagtgcgagcagtggagggtcagaaagagagggagatacagaatctgaagcaggctccaggctgtgagctagctgtcagcacagagcccaatgcggggctcgaactcatgaactgtgagatcatgacctgagctgaagctagacacttaactgactgagccacccaggcgctccttaagATGTTTCCATTTGTTGCTCACAGACATTTTAGAGTCTAAAATTGAGGAATGTGTTAGAGGCCTAATACTCTTTATTGTACTTTCCAGATCTTTATCTTTCCACCTGGCAAACACAGGACCTTTGAAATTCAGGCTGTCAGATCATGCTGCCTTTCCCTACTCTCTTAGCAATTACCTATTATACCTTCAGCCTCCTTCCCTATCAAGTTatgtttttgtatctttcttaCTGCCTGTTCCTCTGTTACTACTTCTGCCATAATGTTTGTCTATAATTAGTTCATATAGATAAGCTGATAAAAAGCTTAGTCTTTTATTTCTTGACCTCAATTACCAATGGTCTTTTTGTCTACTTCAGCCATTCACAGTATCAGAAATAGAGCACTAGAATAgccatctttaatattttttttgagagagagagagagagagagagagagagagagagagagagagcaagcaggggaggggcagagagagagggagaaggagagaatcctaagtatgCTCTATGCTCAGAatacagcctgacacagggctcgatcccatgaccctaagatcatgacctgagctacactcaagagtccgacacttaaccaactgagagacCCAGCTGCCATCCTTTTAAATAGCCATCTTTAAAATCTTGTTCCAAGGATCCATTCTCTTATACTTAAGCTTACATTTCTCCTGTTGACCCTCCCCAGTACCTTCCAATTCTATAATTCCCTGATATAAGGCTTTCTAGTGCATCAATGCTACCATGTTTTCCTACTGCCACCTTACCTCCTCACAGGTTAGAAAATATATTCCATCAGTGTAATCACTTCTTTGTGcttatattccacatcttctttcttaTTCCCCTAACTGTATTAATATAATAAAGGACCAATCCTTGTTAAATCCAACTTGGTTTTATATCTATACCTGAGCAACTGAACATAACTTCCAAAAAACATGCATCATCATCACTGATTCTGGTTTACACAGTCCTTAGGTGAGTTCTCAGTATAGCCAGGCAACCATAACATATTTCTATTCATACTTCATCCTGTTAGACATTTTACAACTTTTCTTGTTATCTCCCAATATGCATACTTCCTTCCTCAAAATTCAGAAGgtgatctttctttttaataagaaaaacaagaagcccaaagatactttattcattttcccGCCACAAAATAGCACTTACCGCATTGGTACTTACCGCATTGGTACTTACCGCATTGGTGCCCATACATTGTACCTTCCTATTACAATAGATGCTCTCCTCGTTCCTATTTAAAGTTTACTCATCTTCTGATGG is part of the Suricata suricatta isolate VVHF042 chromosome 11, meerkat_22Aug2017_6uvM2_HiC, whole genome shotgun sequence genome and encodes:
- the LOC115272585 gene encoding putative olfactory receptor 52P1 gives rise to the protein MLTFNHSSILTFTLMGIPGLESWHLCLSLPFSSMFLAILIGNGAILFLVATEPTFRTPMYRLLALLMVADLISTLALLPKLLCLFWFSDGDIAANTCFTQMFFIHGASVVRSALLVAMAFDRFVAVCEPLRYNTILSHSLVGRLGLVALAKGVILILPMPLLLQRLKFCHTVIPHTYCDHMAVVKMACDHTRPNRIYGLFVILLVVGLDLLLIGFSYGFILQVVVRLNSQDATCKALNTCSAHLFVILVTYVPALFSSLTHRIGHNIPPHVHVLLANLYLLLPSVLNPIIYGIKMKEIRHKVAKCFCRGPA